Proteins encoded together in one Peribacillus asahii window:
- a CDS encoding amidohydrolase family protein: MRVDFHTHIIPESIPDFLKKFQGDRWPVLQRTCSCGANIMVAGKVFREVTDQVWSPEKRIQDMEREKVDMQVLSPIPVTFSYWAPAEEAEIMARIQNDFIAETVNQYPTKFIGLGTVPLQNATLAIREMDRCIHELGLKGIEIGTNVNGKNLDDPSLVEFFEMCEKWEVPLFVHPWETLGGERMPRHNLMYTVGMPSETALAAASLILGGVMEKFPRLKICFSHGGGSFPFILPRLDKGWQVWPHLRLIDKPPSYYAKKFYFDSIVNDPVNIKYLVENFGHDRVIMGSDYPFLLREVPPGQVIDDAMALTSEQKLAMLGENALKFLNMEKAVIK, from the coding sequence ATGCGAGTAGATTTTCATACACATATTATTCCAGAGAGTATTCCAGATTTCTTAAAAAAATTTCAAGGAGATCGATGGCCTGTCCTACAACGAACTTGTTCCTGTGGAGCCAATATTATGGTTGCGGGAAAAGTTTTTCGAGAAGTGACAGATCAAGTTTGGAGCCCTGAAAAGCGAATTCAAGACATGGAACGAGAAAAGGTGGATATGCAGGTTTTATCCCCTATTCCTGTAACATTTTCTTATTGGGCGCCTGCTGAAGAAGCGGAAATTATGGCCCGTATTCAAAATGACTTTATCGCAGAAACAGTAAATCAGTATCCAACAAAATTTATTGGACTAGGTACGGTCCCATTGCAAAATGCAACTCTTGCTATTCGAGAGATGGATCGCTGTATTCACGAGTTGGGCTTAAAGGGGATTGAAATTGGAACTAATGTAAATGGAAAAAATCTAGATGATCCTTCATTAGTTGAATTTTTTGAAATGTGTGAGAAGTGGGAGGTTCCTCTATTTGTTCACCCATGGGAGACGTTAGGAGGAGAAAGAATGCCCCGTCACAATTTAATGTACACGGTCGGCATGCCTAGTGAAACGGCCCTAGCAGCAGCTAGTTTAATATTGGGCGGTGTGATGGAGAAGTTTCCTAGGTTAAAAATTTGCTTTTCTCACGGCGGAGGATCTTTCCCATTCATTCTTCCTCGATTAGATAAAGGGTGGCAAGTATGGCCGCATTTACGACTAATCGACAAACCTCCAAGTTATTATGCCAAGAAGTTTTATTTTGATTCGATTGTAAATGATCCAGTGAATATCAAATATCTCGTTGAAAATTTTGGACATGATCGAGTGATTATGGGGTCGGATTACCCATTCTTACTTCGAGAAGTTCCACCGGGCCAGGTTATTGACGATGCCATGGCACTCACTTCAGAACAAAAGCTAGCTATGCTTGGAGAGAATGCTCTTAAATTTTTAAATATGGAAAAAGCGGTGATTAAATAA
- a CDS encoding 4-hydroxyphenylacetate 3-hydroxylase family protein codes for MGIRTGAQYIEAVKARKPEIWMAGKKVESVLDDPVLKQTVLEIAKLYDMQHDPEYQDKITHICEETGERVNNAFLVPKNYEDLTKRRAAFEAFAKATFGLMGRSPDFLNVVITSLYSNANFFEKYNQQWAENMRNYYRHVRDNDLFLTHAIINPQNDRSKSSHEQQDMFSHLGAVEETPEGLIVRGAKFLATLAPITDEVIIYTFPGYKPGDERYALSFALPIDTPGLRIICREPMQDGKRPLFDHPLASRFEEMDALLVFKDVLVPWDRVFIYNNIEAANLLYPKTGIALQPAHQSAVRGLLKIQFATEVACRLADSIGVDTFLHVQEKLGELIQAVESIRALMLVAEHEYEITPEGEAIPNWVPLETIRGFLPTMYPRAIELMQTIGAGGLLLSPTGADFEDPELREDMDRYYVGRAGVSAIDRVSVFKLAWDLCGEAFGQRLLQYERYYTGDPIRKKAIFYNTIKRQRTFDMVDEALQVSKLEELINK; via the coding sequence ATGGGAATCCGTACAGGTGCTCAATATATAGAGGCAGTAAAGGCAAGAAAACCTGAAATTTGGATGGCGGGGAAAAAGGTTGAAAGCGTGTTAGATGACCCAGTATTAAAACAGACAGTACTTGAAATCGCCAAGCTATATGATATGCAACATGATCCGGAATATCAAGATAAGATTACTCATATCTGTGAAGAAACTGGAGAAAGAGTGAACAATGCGTTTTTGGTTCCAAAAAACTATGAAGACTTAACTAAGCGTAGAGCAGCGTTTGAGGCCTTCGCAAAGGCTACTTTTGGTTTAATGGGAAGATCTCCAGACTTTTTAAATGTGGTAATTACTTCTTTGTACAGTAATGCTAACTTTTTTGAAAAGTACAATCAGCAGTGGGCTGAAAATATGCGCAATTACTATCGACATGTTCGCGATAATGATTTGTTTTTAACGCATGCCATTATCAATCCTCAAAATGACCGAAGCAAATCCTCTCATGAGCAACAGGATATGTTTTCTCATTTAGGAGCTGTTGAAGAGACGCCTGAAGGACTTATTGTGAGAGGTGCTAAATTTTTGGCTACACTTGCTCCTATAACAGATGAGGTTATTATTTATACCTTCCCAGGATACAAACCGGGTGATGAACGTTATGCGCTATCATTTGCACTTCCAATTGATACACCAGGACTTCGAATTATTTGCCGCGAACCGATGCAAGATGGGAAGCGTCCATTATTTGACCATCCATTGGCATCACGCTTTGAAGAAATGGATGCTCTGTTAGTCTTTAAAGATGTTTTAGTTCCTTGGGATCGAGTGTTTATTTATAACAATATTGAGGCTGCAAACCTTCTTTATCCCAAAACGGGAATCGCCCTGCAACCTGCTCATCAATCAGCAGTGAGAGGGCTCTTGAAAATTCAATTTGCTACCGAAGTAGCATGCAGGTTAGCTGACTCAATCGGAGTAGATACATTTTTACATGTACAGGAAAAACTTGGTGAGTTAATCCAAGCTGTGGAATCTATTAGAGCATTAATGCTTGTTGCTGAGCATGAGTATGAGATTACACCAGAGGGTGAGGCTATTCCGAATTGGGTACCTCTTGAAACAATTCGAGGTTTCTTGCCGACGATGTATCCCCGTGCGATTGAACTGATGCAAACAATAGGGGCTGGCGGATTATTGTTGAGTCCAACTGGTGCTGATTTTGAAGATCCAGAGCTGAGAGAAGATATGGATCGCTATTATGTAGGAAGAGCGGGAGTTTCTGCAATCGATCGTGTAAGCGTATTCAAACTTGCTTGGGATTTGTGCGGGGAAGCGTTTGGACAACGTTTACTCCAATATGAACGTTATTATACAGGTGATCCGATACGGAAGAAAGCCATTTTTTATAATACAATTAAACGTCAACGTACGTTTGACATGGTTGATGAAGCATTACAAGTTAGCAAGTTGGAAGAACTAATAAACAAGTAA
- a CDS encoding RidA family protein, translating into MKNQTMTPEERLEELGLVLPAPRQAAGNYVSCVRTGNLIFTSGQGTDEYRGKLGKDVTIEVGYDAAKQCMMNLLTVVKQEIGELSKVKRIVKILGFVNSTPDFTNQPQVMNGASDLLVEVFGEKGKHGRSAVGMGQLPHNNAVEVEMILEIEE; encoded by the coding sequence ATGAAAAACCAAACGATGACACCTGAAGAAAGATTGGAAGAACTAGGATTAGTACTACCTGCACCGCGTCAAGCGGCTGGGAACTATGTCAGCTGTGTACGGACAGGAAACTTGATTTTTACGTCTGGACAAGGTACCGATGAGTATCGCGGCAAGCTCGGTAAGGATGTAACGATTGAAGTTGGATATGATGCTGCTAAGCAGTGCATGATGAATCTCTTGACAGTCGTAAAACAAGAGATCGGGGAACTAAGTAAAGTAAAACGCATTGTTAAAATATTAGGGTTTGTGAATAGTACTCCTGATTTTACTAATCAGCCCCAAGTAATGAATGGTGCTTCAGATTTGTTGGTAGAAGTATTCGGCGAGAAAGGGAAACATGGAAGATCGGCTGTTGGAATGGGCCAACTCCCACATAATAATGCGGTCGAAGTGGAAATGATCTTAGAGATAGAGGAATAG
- a CDS encoding 3-hydroxyanthranilate 3,4-dioxygenase — translation MSTLNKTFNTINLWKFIEENKDQLKPPVNNKVIWKDAELMVQVIGGPNKRREFHVDPSEEIFYQLKGDCYVEIINEEGKREVITVKEGELFWLPPNVPHSPHRVADTIGIVIERNRAKGESEDFVWFCDKCDHEMHRVNVQLTNIETQVKEAINGFNSSLELRTCKNCGHVMSTEAGEWKCE, via the coding sequence ATGAGTACTTTGAATAAAACTTTTAATACCATTAATTTATGGAAATTTATTGAGGAAAATAAAGATCAACTTAAACCTCCAGTGAATAATAAAGTGATTTGGAAAGATGCAGAATTGATGGTTCAAGTTATTGGGGGCCCGAATAAACGACGTGAATTCCATGTAGACCCATCAGAAGAAATTTTCTATCAGCTAAAGGGGGATTGTTATGTAGAAATCATCAATGAAGAAGGGAAGAGGGAGGTAATAACTGTAAAGGAAGGAGAGTTATTTTGGCTTCCTCCAAATGTTCCCCATTCTCCGCATAGGGTTGCTGATACTATTGGTATTGTAATAGAACGTAACAGGGCAAAAGGAGAGAGTGAGGACTTTGTCTGGTTCTGCGATAAGTGTGATCATGAGATGCATCGAGTAAATGTTCAGCTAACCAATATTGAAACGCAAGTGAAAGAAGCAATTAATGGATTTAACAGTAGCCTTGAACTCCGGACATGTAAAAATTGTGGACATGTTATGTCGACGGAAGCAGGGGAATGGAAATGCGAGTAG
- a CDS encoding aldehyde dehydrogenase, giving the protein MSSLQGNQMKVKDAKLFINGEYINAISGETFDTIDPSTNRKLASVANAGEQDVKYAIEVAQRTFESGIWSEMPVEERSKILCRMSDLVMERVNELALIETLDVGKPIKESREFDIPRAASNLRFFAEMAKYVHQENYQQSKHMSYTKYAAAGVTSLIIPWNLPFMQMTWKVSAALAAGNTVVVKPASYTPLSAVMLGEIANEAGLPPGVLNIITGPGGTVGTAMSTNPYVRRISFVGETTTGQTVMKNAASQLIPVSLELGGKSANIVFEDADLDEAVKGSIEAIFRNQGEICLAGSRLLVQESIYDKFLDKFVNAVKKIKVGDPLDETTDMGALVSRSHLETVDHHVQSGMSEGAKLAIGGKRIVGLGEGNFYEPTVLYDVDNKMRVAQDEIFGPVLVVIPFKTEEEAVSIANDSIYGLAGVVWTNDLQRAHRVASRVNSGLFWINCWYYRDLRTPFGGSKASGIGREGGRHSFEFYTEAKTITMKL; this is encoded by the coding sequence ATGAGCTCTTTACAGGGAAATCAAATGAAAGTGAAAGACGCAAAACTTTTTATCAACGGTGAATATATTAATGCGATATCAGGTGAGACATTCGATACGATTGATCCTTCAACAAACCGGAAACTTGCTTCAGTGGCAAATGCTGGTGAGCAAGATGTTAAGTATGCGATTGAGGTCGCACAACGTACGTTCGAAAGTGGTATTTGGAGTGAAATGCCGGTTGAGGAAAGATCGAAAATTCTTTGTAGAATGTCTGATTTAGTTATGGAACGAGTAAATGAGTTGGCTCTTATTGAAACGCTAGATGTTGGAAAGCCAATTAAAGAGAGTCGAGAATTTGATATTCCTAGGGCGGCATCTAATTTACGTTTCTTTGCTGAAATGGCTAAATATGTCCACCAAGAGAATTATCAACAATCTAAACATATGTCCTATACAAAGTATGCAGCAGCAGGTGTGACTAGCTTGATCATTCCATGGAATCTTCCTTTTATGCAAATGACATGGAAGGTATCTGCAGCATTGGCTGCCGGAAATACAGTCGTTGTGAAGCCGGCCTCTTATACACCACTCAGTGCGGTTATGTTAGGGGAAATTGCTAATGAAGCAGGACTTCCCCCAGGTGTCTTAAATATTATTACTGGACCGGGTGGAACCGTCGGTACTGCAATGTCCACAAACCCATATGTACGCCGTATTTCTTTTGTTGGGGAAACGACGACCGGTCAAACGGTTATGAAAAACGCTGCTTCCCAATTAATCCCTGTATCGCTTGAATTGGGCGGGAAGTCAGCCAATATCGTTTTTGAAGATGCAGATCTAGATGAGGCGGTAAAAGGTTCGATTGAAGCTATTTTTAGAAATCAAGGGGAAATCTGCTTGGCCGGTTCTCGCTTGTTAGTACAAGAAAGCATTTATGATAAATTTTTAGACAAGTTTGTTAATGCTGTCAAGAAGATTAAGGTTGGAGATCCGTTGGATGAAACTACCGATATGGGAGCTCTAGTTTCCCGCAGTCATTTAGAAACAGTAGATCATCATGTTCAATCCGGAATGTCTGAAGGGGCAAAACTAGCAATTGGTGGTAAGCGAATTGTGGGATTAGGTGAAGGAAACTTCTATGAGCCTACTGTTCTTTACGATGTAGATAACAAAATGAGAGTAGCCCAAGATGAAATATTTGGTCCTGTACTTGTTGTGATTCCTTTTAAAACAGAAGAAGAGGCAGTGAGCATTGCCAATGACTCGATTTACGGTCTTGCGGGTGTGGTCTGGACGAATGATCTACAGCGAGCTCACAGAGTTGCCTCCCGAGTCAATTCTGGCTTGTTCTGGATCAATTGCTGGTATTACAGAGATTTGAGAACTCCTTTTGGAGGGTCAAAGGCGAGCGGAATCGGTCGAGAAGGTGGACGTCATAGTTTTGAATTCTACACGGAAGCAAAAACTATTACGATGAAATTATAG
- a CDS encoding NADPH-dependent FMN reductase: protein MKLLGISGTVIGAKTCVVVQKILEEVKKTHPEVDVELLDLRNYSVSLCDGRDLSSYSDDTKKVVDIVSSADFYIIGTPIFQGSLSGALKNLFDLVHPQILRNKVMGFIATGGTYQHYLVIENQLKPIAGYFRAFVAPGSVYAHTDHFNKQNEIVDEEVLSRISDLAKEVVFMQKALKA from the coding sequence ATGAAATTATTAGGAATATCTGGAACTGTTATTGGGGCGAAAACATGCGTTGTTGTACAGAAGATTTTAGAGGAAGTTAAAAAAACACATCCGGAAGTTGACGTGGAATTGTTGGACTTGAGAAATTACTCTGTTTCCTTGTGTGATGGACGTGACCTTTCCAGTTATTCGGATGATACAAAAAAGGTTGTTGACATTGTTTCGTCTGCTGATTTCTATATTATCGGTACCCCGATATTTCAAGGCTCTCTCTCTGGGGCGCTTAAAAACTTGTTTGACTTGGTGCATCCGCAAATTCTACGCAATAAAGTAATGGGGTTTATTGCTACAGGTGGAACTTATCAACATTACTTAGTGATTGAAAATCAATTAAAACCAATTGCTGGTTATTTTCGGGCCTTCGTAGCACCGGGCTCTGTTTACGCTCATACCGACCATTTCAATAAGCAGAATGAAATAGTGGATGAAGAAGTATTAAGCAGAATTTCGGATTTGGCAAAAGAAGTAGTCTTTATGCAAAAAGCATTAAAAGCCTAA
- a CDS encoding 2-keto-4-pentenoate hydratase — protein sequence MSLLLEALADKLIEAEQSKHPLDPLTQQYPELSVTDAYQIQLKVMEKKRTEGHRVIGKKVGLTSVAMQKMLGVNEPDYGHLLDDMQVKDGEKVKISDMISPKVEAEIGFILGQDLVGPNVTYLDVLMATKHVVPTIEIIDSRITDWKIQLIDTVADNGSSAKVVVGDKKSTIDGLDLRSVGMALYNNEDLVATGSGAAVLGHPAQAIAWLANKLHEFGIQLKAGELILPGALSGALTVKRGDTISAHFGPLGSVSVAFE from the coding sequence TTGAGTTTATTATTAGAAGCATTAGCAGATAAATTGATAGAAGCAGAGCAAAGTAAGCATCCACTAGATCCACTTACACAGCAATATCCTGAATTGAGTGTGACGGACGCTTACCAAATTCAGCTAAAAGTCATGGAGAAAAAGAGAACAGAAGGACATCGGGTTATTGGCAAGAAAGTAGGGCTTACAAGTGTGGCAATGCAGAAAATGCTAGGAGTCAATGAACCGGATTATGGCCATTTGTTGGATGATATGCAGGTTAAAGATGGGGAGAAAGTCAAAATTAGCGATATGATTAGTCCGAAAGTAGAGGCGGAAATTGGTTTTATCCTTGGGCAAGATCTAGTTGGTCCGAACGTCACTTATCTGGATGTATTAATGGCCACTAAGCATGTGGTACCCACGATTGAGATTATTGATAGTCGTATTACTGATTGGAAGATTCAATTAATAGATACTGTCGCTGATAATGGTTCTTCAGCCAAAGTAGTGGTTGGGGACAAGAAGAGTACGATAGACGGTTTAGATTTACGCAGTGTTGGTATGGCTCTTTATAATAATGAAGATCTCGTAGCAACAGGTTCTGGGGCTGCTGTGCTTGGGCATCCTGCACAGGCGATCGCATGGTTGGCGAATAAATTGCACGAGTTTGGTATTCAGCTTAAAGCAGGTGAGTTAATTCTGCCTGGAGCACTTTCTGGGGCATTGACTGTTAAGCGAGGAGATACCATTTCAGCTCATTTTGGTCCGCTTGGTTCGGTTTCTGTAGCTTTTGAGTAA
- a CDS encoding FAD synthetase family protein translates to MEDIETHAEGMLTLPSSVIAIGAFDGVHQGHQAVIREAVKRAKILGVPSLIYTFDPPPRFYFQGVRILTTVEEKLVLLDKLGVNHVVIARFDEFYTMRPPIDFIEDLKKFSPVEIIVGSDFRFGGNREGDIQLLEQYFQVRVNQPVCCSKGKVISSTRIRKLISTGNIQESLSLLGR, encoded by the coding sequence GTGGAGGATATAGAAACACATGCAGAAGGAATGTTAACACTGCCAAGCTCGGTCATAGCAATTGGCGCGTTCGATGGGGTTCATCAAGGGCATCAAGCTGTGATTAGAGAAGCTGTGAAAAGAGCTAAGATTCTAGGAGTACCAAGTTTGATATATACATTTGATCCCCCTCCTCGATTTTATTTTCAAGGGGTTCGTATTTTAACTACGGTTGAAGAGAAACTGGTCTTATTAGATAAGTTAGGGGTCAATCATGTTGTGATTGCACGGTTTGATGAATTTTACACAATGCGTCCCCCTATAGATTTTATTGAAGATTTAAAGAAATTTAGTCCAGTAGAAATCATAGTAGGAAGTGACTTCCGATTTGGAGGAAATCGAGAAGGAGATATTCAACTACTTGAACAGTATTTCCAGGTTCGAGTTAATCAGCCTGTTTGTTGCTCAAAGGGTAAGGTTATTTCGTCTACCAGAATACGAAAACTGATATCAACAGGAAACATTCAAGAATCCCTTTCTCTGTTGGGACGGTAA
- a CDS encoding 2-hydroxymuconate tautomerase, whose protein sequence is MPIVEMKIIEGRDQEIKNRLIENVTQTVSETLGVSPESIRILIHEIPSIHWAIGGETVQKRRG, encoded by the coding sequence ATGCCTATCGTTGAAATGAAAATTATAGAGGGTCGAGATCAAGAAATAAAAAACCGCTTGATTGAAAATGTAACACAAACGGTATCTGAAACGTTAGGGGTATCCCCCGAAAGTATTAGGATTTTAATTCATGAAATTCCATCAATACATTGGGCCATTGGGGGAGAAACGGTTCAAAAAAGAAGAGGGTAA